In Phaeobacter porticola, one DNA window encodes the following:
- a CDS encoding 4'-phosphopantetheinyl transferase family protein, whose protein sequence is MSVAALSPNTRYRALIRPLFAETVAVEVCDPQGTPPAPFMEEAACLSPNAVEKRRREFAAGRAAAHHAMETLGLSACAIPVGPKRAPVWPTGVVGSISHCHSIAVAVVAHPQDMHGLGVDVEEDVPLSENLIPQICRPAERDWLSRQDNPGQLAKVIFSAKEAAYKCQYRLSECFFGFDGMELDMELAQTPERTSGRFSARFTADQLPFCRGDTIEGCFVIGEGLIATAAQLPQVR, encoded by the coding sequence ATGAGCGTCGCCGCCCTGTCACCCAACACCCGATACCGGGCACTGATCCGACCCCTGTTTGCAGAAACCGTTGCGGTTGAGGTCTGCGATCCACAAGGCACGCCACCAGCCCCCTTTATGGAAGAAGCGGCCTGCCTGTCACCAAACGCTGTCGAGAAACGGCGCCGCGAATTTGCGGCGGGCCGCGCTGCGGCCCACCACGCGATGGAGACACTGGGGCTATCTGCATGCGCCATCCCTGTTGGTCCCAAACGTGCGCCAGTCTGGCCTACCGGGGTCGTGGGGTCTATCAGCCATTGTCATAGTATTGCCGTGGCTGTGGTCGCCCATCCCCAGGACATGCACGGGCTGGGCGTTGATGTGGAAGAGGATGTACCCCTGTCAGAGAACTTAATCCCGCAGATATGCCGCCCCGCAGAACGCGACTGGCTTAGCAGGCAGGACAATCCCGGTCAGCTTGCCAAAGTGATATTCTCCGCCAAGGAAGCCGCGTATAAATGCCAGTATCGCTTAAGCGAATGTTTCTTTGGCTTTGACGGGATGGAACTGGACATGGAGCTGGCACAAACCCCAGAACGAACCAGCGGGCGTTTCAGCGCGCGGTTCACAGCTGATCAGCTGCCGTTTTGCCGGGGCGACACCATCGAAGGCTGCTTTGTCATCGGAGAGGGGCTGATCGCAACTGCAGCGCAGCTGCCACAGGTGCGATGA
- a CDS encoding glycosyltransferase, with the protein MTPRLSVLIPAHNEAGYIGPCLHALFASDPLPGNATGEVLVIANACNDTTVAEARAVAVPSGWICVVISRAEGGKIGALQAADARAKGRVRVYLDADVTVSPPLMAQICVVLDSEQPLYASGSPQLSYAKSVISRLYGRFWTTLPFVREGVPGFGIFAMNAAGRTRWGAWPDIIADDIYARLSFAPAERIRLEAAYSWPLVEGFRNLVRVRRRQNAGVTEIAARFPELLKNEDVTRPGASGILTRALRDPAGFLTYAAVTLVVKSQLFRDRDNNRWTRGR; encoded by the coding sequence ATGACCCCCCGCCTGAGCGTGCTGATCCCCGCACACAATGAGGCGGGTTATATCGGGCCGTGTCTGCATGCGCTATTTGCCAGCGATCCCCTGCCCGGTAACGCCACTGGCGAGGTGCTGGTGATCGCCAACGCCTGCAACGACACCACTGTCGCAGAGGCCCGCGCCGTGGCGGTGCCGTCCGGATGGATCTGCGTGGTAATCTCGCGCGCCGAGGGCGGCAAGATCGGCGCGCTACAGGCCGCAGACGCGCGCGCCAAAGGTCGGGTCCGGGTCTATCTTGACGCAGATGTCACAGTCTCGCCCCCCCTGATGGCCCAGATTTGCGTCGTGTTGGACAGTGAACAACCGCTCTATGCCAGTGGGTCGCCCCAGCTCTCTTATGCCAAAAGCGTAATCAGCCGCCTTTACGGGCGGTTCTGGACAACGCTGCCTTTTGTACGCGAGGGGGTGCCAGGGTTTGGGATCTTTGCGATGAACGCCGCAGGGCGCACGCGTTGGGGAGCTTGGCCGGATATCATCGCGGATGACATCTACGCCCGTCTCAGCTTTGCCCCGGCAGAGCGGATCCGCCTGGAGGCCGCCTACAGCTGGCCCTTGGTAGAGGGATTCCGCAATCTGGTTCGTGTTCGTCGCCGCCAGAATGCCGGAGTAACCGAGATCGCCGCACGTTTTCCCGAGCTGCTGAAGAATGAAGACGTCACACGACCCGGTGCCAGCGGCATTCTGACCCGCGCGCTGCGCGATCCTGCAGGTTTCTTGACTTATGCGGCGGTTACGCTCGTCGTTAAATCCCAGCTGTTTCGCGACCGAGATAACAACCGCTGGACGCGCGGACGCTAG
- a CDS encoding glycosyltransferase, producing the protein MKIAYILNTYPQPSHSFIRREVLALERQGLEIHRIAMRRPNVSLVDPGDQQEQARTSYVLDAGGVYLAGALLRAAGRAPRRMVSALHMAWRLGGRSQVGRLRHLIYLAEAAYVAEYAMKQGIEHLHAHFGTNATTVALLAHELGAPSYSFTTHGPEEFDAPQTLSLGEKVDHAAFAVTISSFGRSQLSRWAAFGSWDRLKVVHCGIEPARFADPAPLPDGPLRIAAIGRFVEQKGQMVLIQAMARLVADHPDLHLALIGDGEMRPDLEAAIAAHGLDSHVTLTGWLAEAEVRTELARAQALVMPSFAEGLPMVVMEAMATARPVIATYIAGTPELVIPGETGWLVPAGDPEILAQAIRDLAATPHTTLMAMGQAGRTRVLERHDSDIEAAKLADHFRAAIENH; encoded by the coding sequence GTGAAAATTGCATATATCCTAAACACCTACCCGCAGCCCTCGCATAGTTTCATCCGGCGCGAAGTACTGGCGCTTGAGCGTCAGGGCCTTGAAATCCATAGGATTGCCATGCGGCGGCCCAATGTCTCTCTGGTGGATCCCGGCGATCAGCAAGAACAGGCGCGGACCTCTTACGTGTTGGACGCAGGAGGGGTGTATCTCGCAGGTGCACTGTTGCGGGCGGCAGGACGGGCACCGCGACGTATGGTGTCGGCCCTGCACATGGCGTGGCGTCTGGGCGGGAGATCTCAGGTTGGTCGCCTGCGTCACCTGATCTATCTGGCAGAGGCTGCCTATGTTGCAGAATACGCCATGAAACAAGGGATAGAGCACCTGCATGCCCATTTTGGCACCAATGCCACCACTGTGGCACTGCTGGCGCATGAACTGGGCGCGCCGAGCTACAGCTTTACCACCCACGGACCAGAGGAATTCGACGCGCCGCAGACCCTGTCACTGGGCGAAAAGGTTGATCACGCTGCATTTGCTGTGACGATCAGCAGCTTTGGGCGCAGCCAGCTTAGCCGATGGGCCGCTTTTGGCAGCTGGGATCGCTTGAAAGTTGTACATTGCGGGATTGAGCCTGCGCGCTTTGCCGATCCGGCACCACTGCCCGATGGGCCGTTGCGGATTGCTGCGATTGGCAGGTTCGTTGAACAAAAGGGCCAGATGGTTCTGATCCAAGCTATGGCGCGGCTGGTTGCGGATCATCCAGATCTGCATCTCGCGCTGATCGGCGATGGCGAGATGCGCCCGGATCTGGAGGCGGCTATTGCGGCCCATGGGTTGGACTCGCATGTCACGCTGACCGGTTGGCTGGCCGAGGCCGAGGTCCGCACGGAACTCGCGCGCGCGCAGGCACTGGTGATGCCGTCTTTTGCCGAAGGCCTGCCGATGGTGGTGATGGAGGCCATGGCCACTGCCCGCCCGGTGATCGCAACCTATATCGCAGGCACGCCGGAATTGGTGATCCCCGGTGAAACAGGCTGGTTGGTTCCCGCTGGTGATCCTGAAATTCTGGCACAAGCGATCCGCGATTTGGCGGCAACGCCCCATACCACGCTGATGGCCATGGGGCAGGCAGGCCGCACCCGCGTTCTTGAACGTCACGATAGCGATATTGAGGCGGCCAAGCTGGCGGATCATTTCCGCGCCGCGATTGAAAACCACTAG
- a CDS encoding oligosaccharide flippase family protein, whose amino-acid sequence MQQVLSLFQGESLAARVLRSASWLMIGYGGSQALRLAANLIMTRLLFPEAFGLMALVSVVTTGLALFSDMGIGPSIAQSQRGDDPDFLDTAWSVQVVRGFALWGMTLLLAWPISQFYGAQELLWYLPIAGVALAINGFDPIRVETAHRHLLVGRLTALELISQAIGVGAMVLLAWITQSVLALVLGSVLQAGAFLLLVHLKLPGRRSQFRWETKALRELLHFGKWIFLSTAFWFLTSQGDRAILGKFVPLEVLGVYNIGFFLASFPMALGHAVNQRLMIPVYRDKPAHIDRRYRRKQRQLRTGLTAMILSMLLGMAWVGPWLVDFLYDARYVFAGPMVVLIALAMVPAVITMTYDQAALAAGDSRSFFVFTATRALVQTGLFLTGVILFGLTGGIAALAFAMVVAYPVLVWLACKHRVWDPLHDAVFILLALAVGLSAIWWHWARLTEMMTAVG is encoded by the coding sequence ATGCAGCAGGTTCTGTCCCTATTCCAAGGCGAAAGCCTCGCTGCGCGGGTGCTGCGGTCGGCCTCATGGCTGATGATTGGCTATGGTGGCAGTCAGGCGCTGCGACTCGCGGCGAATCTGATTATGACCCGACTGCTGTTTCCCGAAGCTTTTGGTCTGATGGCACTGGTCAGCGTGGTGACCACCGGGCTGGCGCTGTTTTCGGACATGGGCATCGGTCCCTCCATCGCACAAAGCCAACGCGGCGATGATCCTGATTTTCTAGACACTGCATGGAGCGTGCAGGTGGTGCGGGGCTTTGCCTTGTGGGGGATGACGCTGCTGCTGGCCTGGCCCATCTCGCAATTTTATGGCGCGCAAGAATTGCTGTGGTATCTGCCAATTGCCGGCGTCGCGCTTGCGATCAATGGTTTTGACCCGATCCGGGTTGAGACAGCGCACAGACATCTGCTGGTCGGGCGTTTGACCGCGCTGGAATTGATTAGCCAGGCTATCGGCGTTGGCGCTATGGTGCTGCTGGCCTGGATCACACAATCGGTTCTGGCGCTGGTGCTGGGCAGCGTATTGCAAGCAGGGGCCTTTTTGTTGTTGGTTCACCTGAAATTGCCGGGACGCCGCAGCCAGTTCCGCTGGGAAACCAAAGCCCTAAGGGAATTGCTGCATTTCGGGAAATGGATTTTTCTTTCGACCGCGTTCTGGTTCCTGACCTCGCAAGGGGACCGCGCAATCCTGGGTAAATTTGTGCCTTTAGAAGTGCTGGGCGTTTACAACATCGGGTTCTTTCTGGCCAGTTTCCCGATGGCCCTGGGGCACGCTGTGAACCAACGGCTGATGATCCCCGTCTATCGAGACAAGCCTGCCCATATAGATCGGCGATATCGCCGCAAGCAGCGCCAGTTACGGACAGGCTTGACCGCGATGATCTTGTCGATGCTACTGGGCATGGCATGGGTCGGCCCGTGGCTCGTCGATTTTCTCTATGATGCACGCTATGTTTTCGCTGGCCCCATGGTGGTGCTGATTGCGCTGGCAATGGTGCCAGCGGTGATTACCATGACCTACGATCAGGCAGCGTTGGCCGCAGGCGACAGCCGATCGTTTTTTGTCTTTACCGCAACGCGCGCACTTGTCCAAACCGGGCTGTTTCTCACGGGCGTAATTCTGTTTGGCCTGACCGGTGGCATCGCCGCGCTCGCATTTGCGATGGTTGTGGCCTATCCCGTATTGGTCTGGCTGGCTTGCAAGCACCGTGTTTGGGATCCGCTTCACGACGCGGTTTTTATCTTACTGGCGCTGGCCGTTGGGCTGTCTGCGATCTGGTGGCATTGGGCCCGCCTGACAGAGATGATGACCGCAGTGGGCTAG
- a CDS encoding GumC family protein — translation MGPIRTLDDILDMLRRRASVIFWVILLGAMVSLWVAAKQQHSYESSAVLQITRPKIADELAKSTVDGSSARRLQLIEQRLMARGSVLEIIEKFGLYTDLPGLVPSEQVALLRESVSLTGVAAAREGFADDGTISVLTISALMPTPEQAQAVASEFANRTIELSQSSRIEQARETLTFFADKEAALSEEVATLENEVTAYRNANNVALPGGIEMRRDEISTLNTGLIEIEREQIELRRQADQTASTQRQATAQRMLQVFEEKLATLEAQRELLLNRRRALELSLQTTPEVERQLGAYERKMDQLQSELEVISQRRTEAEVGFRLESSRQSERLTVIEPAPLPDYPVTGARKKKALMGGVASLGLALGIAFLLELRRPVLRSVAQMERETGLTPVVAIPYLDTKPKRRGVFARLVTAFTRRPASGTETSG, via the coding sequence ATGGGACCGATCCGTACGCTGGATGACATTTTGGATATGCTGCGCCGCCGCGCGTCGGTGATCTTTTGGGTCATTCTCTTGGGGGCAATGGTATCGCTCTGGGTGGCGGCCAAGCAGCAGCATTCTTACGAAAGCTCGGCCGTGTTGCAGATTACTCGACCCAAAATCGCGGATGAGCTGGCCAAATCGACTGTGGATGGGTCCTCTGCCCGGCGGTTGCAGCTGATTGAACAGCGTTTGATGGCGCGGGGCTCTGTGCTGGAGATTATCGAAAAATTTGGTCTCTACACCGATCTACCTGGGCTGGTGCCGTCCGAGCAGGTGGCCCTGCTGCGGGAATCTGTTTCGCTCACTGGGGTTGCTGCCGCGCGCGAGGGGTTTGCAGATGACGGCACGATTTCAGTTCTGACAATCTCTGCGCTGATGCCCACGCCAGAGCAGGCGCAGGCCGTGGCGAGCGAGTTTGCGAACCGTACCATTGAGTTGAGCCAGAGTTCCCGTATTGAACAAGCCCGAGAAACGCTGACATTCTTTGCCGACAAGGAAGCCGCGCTGAGTGAAGAGGTCGCGACCTTGGAAAATGAGGTTACCGCCTATCGCAACGCCAACAATGTGGCACTACCTGGCGGGATTGAAATGCGGCGAGATGAGATTTCGACCCTCAACACCGGCCTGATTGAGATCGAGCGAGAGCAGATCGAATTGCGCCGTCAAGCAGATCAGACAGCGTCGACCCAACGGCAGGCCACAGCCCAGCGGATGCTGCAAGTGTTCGAGGAAAAGCTGGCTACATTAGAAGCGCAGCGTGAATTGTTGCTCAACCGGCGTCGCGCGCTTGAGCTTTCGTTGCAAACAACACCGGAGGTGGAGCGACAGCTGGGGGCCTATGAACGCAAGATGGACCAGCTGCAAAGCGAGCTAGAAGTGATCTCACAGCGCCGGACGGAAGCAGAAGTCGGGTTCCGACTGGAATCTTCGCGCCAGTCAGAGCGCCTTACCGTGATCGAACCTGCACCGCTGCCGGACTACCCGGTCACGGGCGCCCGCAAGAAAAAGGCGCTGATGGGCGGTGTTGCCAGCCTTGGTTTGGCTCTCGGCATTGCGTTTCTATTGGAGTTGCGGCGCCCGGTACTGCGCAGTGTTGCCCAGATGGAGCGTGAAACCGGCCTGACGCCGGTGGTTGCAATCCCTTATCTTGATACAAAACCAAAGCGGCGCGGGGTGTTTGCGCGTCTGGTCACGGCGTTCACCCGACGACCAGCGTCTGGAACGGAAACCAGCGGATGA
- a CDS encoding CpsD/CapB family tyrosine-protein kinase: MKDLVTGSDVPLRSAQKQEWDKPFAMTQQGFKRFRRRKGRDDPGAEHDTVVTGRGDSASQTAPVTQETAQEMAKSSAKLASRLTADDDRNRFARRPEARQTSQLDGLANTEPQMQRLPATVPEVWERLHRVPLDIRGHQAARSPLVNFFRNSPTANAFDLLRTRLLHSLKAQGWKRVAIAAPTAGCGSTFSAVNLALSMARVPGTRTILMDLNFRRPGIASALKLPPSGDMPGFLSGDLSLPEHLIRPAASLAVGLTAAPDRNAAEILHDGRCAGVIDDMVLSTGADVTLFDLPPVLEHDDTAAFLPQVDGVLLIADGTRTTAAHLAACEKMFEGQTQLLGVSLNRARGAGLLQYGQ; this comes from the coding sequence ATGAAAGACTTGGTGACTGGATCGGATGTCCCGCTTAGGTCTGCGCAGAAACAGGAGTGGGACAAGCCCTTTGCGATGACGCAACAAGGTTTCAAAAGATTTCGACGTCGCAAGGGTCGCGACGATCCGGGGGCAGAGCACGACACTGTTGTGACCGGTCGGGGTGACTCTGCGTCGCAGACAGCCCCTGTTACCCAAGAAACTGCGCAGGAGATGGCGAAATCCTCGGCCAAGTTGGCCTCTCGTTTGACGGCGGATGATGACCGCAACCGCTTTGCCCGTCGTCCTGAGGCCCGGCAAACATCGCAGCTCGACGGTCTTGCAAACACAGAACCGCAGATGCAACGCCTGCCTGCCACCGTACCCGAGGTCTGGGAACGCCTGCACAGGGTGCCGCTGGACATTCGTGGTCATCAGGCGGCGCGCTCCCCGCTTGTCAATTTCTTTCGCAACTCGCCAACTGCCAATGCCTTTGATCTGCTGCGCACACGGCTGCTGCACAGCCTAAAGGCCCAGGGTTGGAAACGTGTCGCAATCGCAGCTCCGACGGCAGGTTGTGGCTCCACCTTCTCGGCGGTTAATCTTGCGCTCAGCATGGCGCGGGTTCCGGGTACGCGTACGATCTTGATGGATTTGAACTTTCGCCGGCCAGGCATTGCCTCGGCGCTGAAGCTGCCACCATCCGGCGACATGCCCGGTTTTCTCTCCGGGGATCTGTCGCTACCGGAACATCTTATTCGCCCGGCGGCCTCTCTGGCGGTTGGCTTGACTGCCGCGCCCGATCGCAATGCGGCGGAAATCTTGCATGATGGCCGTTGTGCCGGTGTCATTGATGACATGGTTCTGAGCACCGGCGCTGATGTGACATTGTTCGACTTGCCACCTGTGCTCGAACATGACGACACTGCCGCGTTCTTACCGCAAGTGGATGGGGTTTTGCTGATCGCTGACGGCACCCGTACCACCGCCGCTCATCTGGCGGCTTGTGAAAAAATGTTCGAGGGGCAGACCCAACTGTTGGGGGTAAGCCTGAACCGTGCGCGCGGCGCTGGGTTGTTGCAATATGGTCAATGA
- a CDS encoding sugar transferase encodes MKDFLQEGHARPPIAPDQRLIWSRWPSLYSGFPLGDAGGGWLIGHRAANLNAQVRDQRRNQDRNPASQALGFAHGGFANSYATASHDASAVCSKDGGYANLGKRLLDIVLVLLTLPISLPLILMAALALMYEGGNPFYTQDRLGQRGRLFSILKLRTMVCNADQLLESHLARDPALRREWDETQKLKNDPRITPVGRFLRTTSLDELPQLWNVLMGQMSLVGPRPMMPDQLPLYGDATAYFDLKPGITGLWQVSLRNESSFAMRCRADASYQRDLSLRADLGLLWRTVGVVLRGTGY; translated from the coding sequence ATGAAGGATTTCTTACAAGAGGGGCACGCGCGGCCGCCGATTGCTCCAGATCAGCGTTTGATCTGGTCCCGTTGGCCGTCGCTCTACAGTGGCTTTCCACTTGGTGATGCTGGAGGGGGCTGGTTGATTGGACACCGCGCCGCCAATTTGAACGCCCAAGTACGCGATCAGCGCCGCAATCAAGACCGCAACCCCGCATCGCAAGCCTTGGGGTTCGCGCATGGTGGATTTGCGAATAGCTATGCCACGGCCTCTCATGATGCATCGGCGGTTTGCAGCAAGGATGGCGGTTATGCAAATCTGGGTAAGCGTCTGCTGGACATAGTTCTTGTGCTTCTGACGCTGCCAATCTCTCTGCCGCTGATCCTGATGGCAGCGCTGGCGCTCATGTATGAGGGCGGCAATCCCTTCTATACTCAGGACCGTCTGGGACAGCGTGGCCGGTTGTTTTCCATTCTGAAGTTACGCACCATGGTCTGCAACGCCGATCAACTTCTGGAGAGTCACTTGGCACGGGATCCTGCGCTGCGCCGTGAATGGGATGAAACCCAAAAGCTGAAAAACGACCCGCGTATCACCCCGGTCGGACGATTCCTGCGCACGACCTCGCTGGACGAACTGCCCCAGCTTTGGAACGTATTGATGGGTCAGATGAGCTTGGTTGGGCCGCGCCCGATGATGCCTGATCAGCTGCCGCTCTATGGTGATGCCACGGCCTATTTTGACCTCAAACCCGGAATTACCGGCCTGTGGCAGGTTTCATTGCGCAATGAGAGTAGTTTTGCCATGCGTTGTCGCGCGGATGCCAGCTACCAGAGAGATCTGTCACTGCGTGCCGATCTGGGTTTGCTATGGCGGACTGTCGGGGTTGTCCTGCGGGGCACCGGATATTAA